A DNA window from Hevea brasiliensis isolate MT/VB/25A 57/8 chromosome 2, ASM3005281v1, whole genome shotgun sequence contains the following coding sequences:
- the LOC110671069 gene encoding 30S ribosomal protein S9, chloroplastic, producing the protein MTMAMSISLLTSSLSSLSFSSQISEKPNTLSLSRSNSLSLSLSSKPARLLVSATVALPVESEATDIKKLVKSRLPGGFAAQPIFGTGRRKCAIARVVLQEGTGKVIINYRDAKEYLQGNPLWLQYIKVPLVTLGYESSYDVFVKAHGGGLSGQAQAISLGIARALLKVSENHRSPLKKEGLLTRDSRVVERKKVGLKKARKAPQFSKR; encoded by the exons ATGACAATGGCAATGTCAATCTCCTTGCTCACCTCATCCTTGTCTTCGCTTTCTTTCTCTTCTCAGATTTCGGAAAAACCAAACACCCTCTCACTTTCCCGTTCAAATTCCCTTTCGCTCTCGCTTTCCTCCAAACCTGCTCGTCTTCTTGTCTCCGCCACTGTTGCGTTGCCAGTCGAATCCGAGGCCACCGATATCAAGAAATTAGTTAAGTCGAGGCTACCCGGTGGATTCGCTGCTCAACCAATCTTCGGCACCGGTCGCCGTAAATGCGCCATTGCTCGAGTCGTTCTTCAAGAAGGCACAGGCAAAGTTATCATCAATTACCGCGACGCCAAG GAATATCTTCAAGGTAACCCTTTATGGCTTCAATACATAAAAGTCCCATTGGTAACTCTGGGGTATGAGAGCAGCTATGATGTATTTGTCAAAGCTCATGGGGGTGGCCTCTCTGGTCAGGCACAGGCAATCTCCCTTGGCATCGCCCGTGCATTGCTGAAGGTGAGTGAGAACCATAGATCCCCTTTGAAAAAGGAAGGGCTACTGACTAGGGATTCAAGGGTAGTTGAGAGGAAGAAGGTTGGTCTGAAAAAAGCTCGCAAGGCTCCACAGTTTTCTAAGCGTTGA